The following is a genomic window from Pseudomonas purpurea.
GTTGCGACGTCTGCGGCCCTATGATCAAAGCGCTCTGGCCCGACTTGATCAGGCGTTTTCCCTGGGCAAGCACGATGAGTTTCATCGTGGTGTGTGCCTGATGGCGCAATTGGCTGAGCAAGGCGTGGTGCTGCCGGCCATTGGCGAGGGCGAGGCTGTTTGGGAGTGGCATCGCCAGACCGTATTTTTGCAGTCGCTGCTCGACGACCCGCGGCGCTGGTTGACGCCGGCCAACGTGCAGTCTCTGGAGCAGATGAATGTTGATCGGGACCATCCTCTGGCCCGGTTGCAGCCGCTGTTGCGTCGATTGGGCCGGGAGCAGGGCGGGCTGTCGAGCCTGCTCGGCTGGCTGCAAGACGCTGATCCGGTGCATGCCTTGCTGGCGCGCCGGTTCCTCGGCGTGCAGCAGGCGCTCGATAGCGCAAAACTGCTGGGCAATGACCGTTTGTATGCGTGCATGTGCAGCGAGCCGGATGTGTTTGACGATGACGCACTGGGGCTGATGCTGTTGTGTGGCGTGTTGTATCGCGACCCGTTGCTCGACACCGAACAGCACCGCTATTTGCTGAGCAAGATTGCCCGCATCACCAGCCCCGTCGACTGGTTCGAGTCCTTTCGGGACGGTTTGCTCAAGGGCGAGCCGCCGCGTCCGCCTCGTCAATCGCTCGAAGAGGGGGACAGCACCGACAGCAGTACGTTTTACCTTGCGCTCGATGCACTCAAAGGGTTGGTGCGCTATGGCGGTTTTGGCGTGCCGCGCAGCAAGGCGCTGCAACAGATGCAGCGTGAAAAGGACAACCCGGCGCACGGGCCCGGGCTGCGTTTGGCCTTGAGTGCCTTGCTGTCCTGGAGTGAGCGGTTGCTGCTGGCCAAGGCCGACAGTGAGCCTGTGTCACCTCGGGCCTTCTGGAAGCTGGGCAGTCGGCTGGGTCGCAAGGCATTCTTCGGCCAGGCGCTTGCGTGCCTGGTGCTGACGCCCCTGATTGCATTACTCAGCGGCAGCTCGGTGATGGGTATTGCGGTGTTGGTGCTTGGCCTGGGCATTCTGCTCGGCGCGGTGTTGCGCCGTCTGCATGACCTGGGCCGCGGGTTGCCGATGATGGTTGTGGGGGCCTGCTTGACCCCGGTGCTGCCGTTCTTGCCGGGGGTGCTGTTTTTTCTGCCCGGCGAAAAACTGCCCAACTGTTACGGGGTTCCGCCGGACAGCGGTACGACGAACACGCTGTCCGGTGGCCTGCAAGCCACTCTGCGGCGGTTGAACGGTTAGAAGCGCAGCTCGTCCAGCGCTTCGTTGAGCTGTTTGCGGTGGCTGGCAATCGTTGAAGGGTGCTGGCCACCGAGGACGTTGTTGAACTCGTCCAGCCAGTAGCGAATTTGCTCGCGTTCTTCGCCCAGGCTCTGCATCCAGGCGCGTTCGAGGCGGGCGAGCAGGGTGCGATTGGGCAGCGCATCGCGCGGGTGGATTTTCAGGGCGGCGAGCCGTTCATGGCTGGCCGCGCACGCCTGCGGGTCCAGGCCGGTAGGGCTGCGGTCGATGCTGTGGCTATGGCGCTCGCCGCTTGCCAGGGTCACGTCCACTTCCAGCAGGCCATTGATGTCGTAGCTGAACCGTACGTCCAGGGCATGCAGGGCACCGGTGTGCGGCAGTGGCACCCTGAATTCTTCGATGAAGATGTTATCGCGCACCCACGGGCGTTCGCCCTGATAGACCGCGATGCGAATCGCCTTCTGATCGGGATGGGTGCTGTAGAAACGCTGTTCGCGGGACGTCGGGATGATGGTGTTGCGTTCGATGATCGGCGAAAAGGCGTCGCTGATTTCTTCGCCGCGTGTGGTGGCGATGCCCAGGGTGTAAGGGCAGACGTCGGTCAGGATCAGCTCTTCGACGGCCTGCTCGCGGGCCTTGCACGCGGCCTGGGTCGCGGCACCGAGGGCGACGATGGTGTCCGGGTCGAGATGACGGTAAGGCAGGCGTCCGAACAGCGTTGCGACCATCTGTTGAACGGCCGGCATCCGCGTGGCGCCCCCCACCAGCACCAGGCTGTCGAGGTCGCGCGGGCGCAGGCGGGCATCGCGCAGCGCTTGTTCGATGGGCGCTCGCAGGCGCGCCAGCAGCGGCTCCCAGATCTTCTGCGCGCGTGTTTCATCCAGCGCCCACTCGCGGGTTTCACCGGCACCGTTCCAGCTCAGTTGCTGCGGGCCTTCGCCCAGTTTGCACTTGAGCTGTTCAAGGGCGTCGCCCAGGCTAGCCAGCGCCTGGGGTTCCAGCGCGGCCGGGTTCAGTTGCCACTCCTTGAGGCAGGCTTGCAGCAGCGCGGCGGTGAAGTCTTCGCCACCGAGGAAGTTGTCGCCGGTGGAGGCATGCACTTCGATCAGCGGCAACGCGTATTCCAGCACCGTGACGTCGAAGGTGCCGCCGCCCAGGTCGAAAATCAGCGTCCGTTCGAACTTCTGCTCATGCAGACCGTAAGCCATGGCGGCGGCAGTGGGTTCGTTGATCAGGCGCTGGACCTTCAGCCCGGCCAGCTCGGCCGCAAAACAGGTACGTTTGCGCTGCTCGTCGCTGAAGTACGCCGGCACCGAAATCACCGCCTCGCGGACTTCGCAGCCCAGCCAGGCCTCTGCGTCCTGCTTGAGTGAACCGAGCACCAGTGCCGAGAGTTCTTCGGGGCTGAAGGATTGATGGCTGCCGAGATCAAAACGCTTGTCGCTGCCCATGTAGCGCTTGAACGCCGCCACGGTGCGCTCGGGGTGGGTGGTCAGGCGGGCGCGGGCGGCCTTGCCGATCAGCATGCTGCCGTCTTCGTCGACACTCACGACCGATGGGGTGAGCATGTCACCGAGGGCGTTGGGGATCAGTAGGGCTCGGCCTTCCTGCCATACCGCAATCAGGCTGTTGGTGGTGCCCAGGTCGATACCCAGCAAAGGTGCCCGTGGGGTGACTGCGTCCTGCATCGTGGATCTCCTGCAAAGTCCGGCGCTGCCCTTGGCGGGGTGTTCGGTGCCCGCCATGGGCACGGTGAGTGGGCGGAATATGCCCGCACAGCGAAAAAAAACGCGACCCTACAGGTTGTGATAAATCCTGGCAATCGGGGGGCTCTCGAGAAGGCCATGGGGTTCAGGCATCAGGTTCCCGCTGCCCGGTAGCGCAAGCGCTGGCCATCACGCCAACCATGTTTCAAAGTCCTCGAGCGGCATCGGTCGGCTGTGCAGATAGCCCTGATACAAATGGCAGCCCAGCCCCTGCAAGAACGCCAGTTGCTCGGTGGTTTCGACGCCTTCGGCGATGACCATCAATTCGAGGCTGCGGGCCATGGCGACAATGGCGCGGATGATTTCCGCATCGTTCGGGTCGCTGGTGGCATCGCGGATGAAGGACTGGTCGATTTTCAGCGTGTCCACCGGCAGGCGTTTGAGGTACGTCAGCGAGGAATAACCGGTGCCGAAATCGTCCATGGCAAAACTCACCCCGAGCTTTTTCAGGCGGCGCATCTTGCTGATGGTGTCTTCGAGGTTCTGGATCACGATGCCTTCGGTGATTTCCAGCTTGAGGATCGAGCAGGGCAAGCCATGGCTGCCCAGGCTGTGTTCGATCCGTTCGACAAAATCGTTCTGGCGGAACTGCCGTGGGCTGATGTTCACGCACAGGCTGAAGTTGAACGGGTCCACCCGGCCCTTGGCAATCAGGTGTTTAAAGGCCAGGCACGCCTCGTCGAGAATCCAGGTGCCGACTTCCAGAATCAGCCCGCTGTCTTCCAGCACCTTGATGAACTCGGCGGGTGACTGTGCACCCAGTTCCGGGTGGTGCCAACGCACCAGGGCTTCGGCGCCGACGATGCGGTTATCCCGGGCATCCACCTGCGGCTGGTAATGCACGCTGAATTCACCACGGGACAAGGCCAGGCGCAGGTCGGTTTCCATGCGCATGCGCTCACTGGCGGCTTTTTGCATGGTGCTGTGGAACATCTGCGTGGTGTTGCGACCCGAATCCTTGGCCCGATACAGCGCGATGTCGGCGCGTTTGAGCAGGTCGGTCGGGGTTGAGCCGTGATCGGGGATCAGGGCCACGCCGATGCTCGGGGTGACTTGCAGGCGCTGGCCATCGAGGAACATCGGCTCGGACAGCAGCTCACGCAAGGTGTCGGCCAGTTCCCGGACCTGGGCACTGACTTGGCTGCGTGTACCCTCCAGCCCGCTGAGCAGCACCACGAACTCGTCGCCGCCCAGCCGCGCCACGGTGTCCTCCATGCGCACGCTGGCCTCCAGACGTGCGGTGACGATTTTCAGCACGGTGTCGCCCACGGGGTGCCCGAGGGAATCGTTGATGTGCTTGAAGTGATCGAGGTCCAGAAACAGCAGGGCACCGCGCAGGCTGTGGCGCTTGAGCAGGGCGATCTGCTGGCTCAGGCGGTCCATCAGCAGGGCGCGGTTGGGCAGGTTGGTCAGGGGGTCGTGGTAGGCCAGGTGACGGATCTGCGCCTCGGCGTTTTTCAGCAGGCTGACGTCCCGGGCGGTCATCAGCAGGCACGCGGTTTCGTTCAGGGTAATGGGTTCGATCGAGACCTCGACGGTGAGCAGATCGCCGCGCTTGTTGCGCCCGAGCATTTCCTGGTGGTGCACCCGGCCCTTGATCTGGAGTTCGGCCAGAAGCGCCGAGCGTTGTTTTTCCTCGGCCCAGATGCCGACCTGGTACACGGTGCGCCCGACGACTTCATCGGCCCGGTAACCAGTAAGTCGGCAGAACCCGTCGTTGACCTCCAGATAACGCCCGGTGTCGCGCTCGGCAATGGTGATTGCGTCCGGGCTGAAGTGGAATGCCTTGGCGAACTTCTCTTCGCTGGCCTTGAGCGCGGCTTCGGAGCGTTGCTGCTGGGTAATGTCGCGCAATGTCGTGACGATGCAGGGCTCGTTGCCGACGCTGATCTGCCGGCTGGAGATCACGCAGGTCAGGGCCTGGCCGTCCTTGTGGTGAGCGATGATCGCGACATTGTTCAGCGCCTGTTCGCGGATGACCTGCTCGATGCGTTGCTGGCGTTTGGCTGACGCGTCCCACAGGCCGACCTGGTCGGCACTGCGGCCGATCACGTCGGCGGTGGTCCAGCCGAAGGTCTGGGTAAAACTGGAGTTGATCTCGATGAATTGGCCCGTGTCCTGGCGTGTCACGCAGATCGGGTCGGGGCTGACCTGAAAGAGGCTGGCGAACTTCTCTTCGGAGGCGATCAGGCGTTGCTCGCGTTCGACCTGCTCGGTGATGTCCAGCAGGGTGCCGGCCATGCGCAATGGGGCACCTTGCTCATCGCGATAGAGCCGAGCACGGCTTTCCAGGTAGCGCGAACTGCCATCGGCCAGTTGCACGCGGTAGGTCAACTGATAATTGCCGGCCGGGCCTTCACGCAGGCTGCGATAGGCATTGCGCATGCTGTCGCGCTCTTCGCCGGGCACGCCTTCGAAGAATGCATCAAAGGATTCGTGGAAGGGCACCGGGTCCAGGCCGTGCAATTGAGCGGCGCGGGCCGAGCCATAGAGCATGCCGCTGGGAATGTGCCAGTCCCACGTGCCGAGCTGTGCCGACTCCAGCGCCAGATCGAGGCGTTCCTGGCTGTCCTTCAGGGCCTGTTCGGCGAGTTTGCGTTCGGTGGTGTCCAGAAAGGTACTGAGCAGGTACGGCTGGCCTTCGAGTTCGACCTTCTGGGCGCTGAGAATGCCGTCATGGACCTGCCCGTTGCTGGCGCGAAACTGCACTTCCATGCTGATCAGCTCGCCCTTGGCCTGGGTGGCCTTGATCAGTTGCGCCCGTTGTTCCGGGTCGACCCACAGGCCCAGCTCCAGGGTGGTACGGCCAATGGCGTCGAGCACCGGCCAGCCGAACAGGCTTTCGAAATATTGGTTGGCTTCGCTGATCAGGCCATCTTCCTGACGGGTCAGCAGGACCATGTTCGGGCACAGGTGAAACAGGGTCGCGAAGCGTTTTTCCGAGCTGCTCAGGGCCTGTTCGCGCTGGCGTTGATGGGTGATCTCGCGGATCACCCCGATCATCCGTGGCCGGCCGTTCTTGTCCGGCAGCAGGCTGCCGTTGATCTCCAGCCAGTGCAGGCTGCCATCGGGCCAGCGAATGCGGTGATGCATCGCCTGTTCCAGCGGCGCGCCGGCCACCACGGCATTAAAGGCCCGAATGGTTTTGGCCCGGTCTTCGATCGGCAGCAGGTCGAGGTATTCCAGGTCGCTGGGCAGCGGCTGCTTGGGGTCGAAGCCGAACAGTGCCTGCGTCCCTCGCGACCAACTGATTTCCCCGCGCTCGATGTCCCAATACCAGGCACCCAGGCGCGCACCATTCAAGGCGGCGAGCAGTTGGGGCGCGCTCTCCCAGCTCTGCTCCGACCTGCGAGGGTCGAGCGCCTGAATACGCGGCATTGGAGGCGTACGTGGACGAGAGCGGTCAACAGATTTGGGCATTGGCAGCAGGCCTTAGGCTGAATTGAGCATTGGGCACGAGGTGTTGCAGCCTTGAAGGATTAGCACAAGTCAGCCATCAATCCGTGGCAAATCGATTTGTGCATCCAGCAAGGCCATAAACGCCCGCGCAGCATTCGACAGCGTCCGTTCGGTGTGCACGATATAGCCTAGCTGGCGAGTGAGTTGTATGCCCGGCAAAGGAATGCGCGACACCTGATCGTCAAGCATGGTGCGCGGTAACACACTCCAGGCCAGACCGATGGACACCATCATCTTGATGGTTTCCAGATAGTTAGTGCTCATGGCGATGTTCGGCGTCAAGCCCTGGGCCTCGAACAGTCGTTGCACGATGTGATGGGTAAAGGTGTTGCCACCGGGGAACACCGCCGGATGGCGGGCGATATCGGCCAGGGTGACCGCGCCGTTGCTGATCAGGGCGTGTTCCGGGGCGACCACGAAATCCAGGGGGTCATCCCACACGGGTGTGGCCTTGACCAGCGTATGGGGCTCGGGTGCCAGGGTGATGACGGCCAGCTCGGCCCGGCCATGGAGGATTTCTTCGTAGGCTACTTCCGAATCCAGGAACTGAATATCCAGTGCCACCTCGGGGTAGCGTCGGGTGAAGGCGCGCAACAGCGGTGGCAAGCGGTGCAGGCCGATGTGATGACTGGTCGCCAGTGTCAGACGGCCGGTCACCTCGCCATTGAGGTTGGTCAAGGCGCGGCGTGTGTCGTCGAGTACGTTGAGAATCTGATAAGCGCGTGGCAGCAGGGCGCGTCCGGCCTCGGTCAGGCTGACTTCACGGCCCAGCCGGTCGAACAGCCGCACCTTCAATTGCTGCTCCAGGCCGGCGATGCGTTTGCTGATGGCCGGTTGCGTCAGGTGCAGGCGCTCACCGGCGCCGGAGAAGCTGCCGGTTTCGGCAATCGCGATAAAGGCATTGAGGTTGGCCAGGTCCATGGTCGTATTCCAGTTGGTTATCCAAAGCATGAAAAATATGAATTTGAGTTATTTAATGTAACCCCATAGGATCGACCTCACAAGCCAAGGGGTTATTGAATCGCTTCAGAACCCAGGGCATAGAAATACGCTGATGAGGAAACGTCTGATGGCCGGCAAAACGCTCTACGACAAGCTCTGGGATTCGCATTTGGTCAAGCAGCGCGACGATGGTTCGGCGCTGATCTACATCGACCGTCACATCATTCACGAAGTGACCTCGCCGCAAGCCTTTGAAGGCCTGCGTCTGGCCGGGCGCAAGCCGTGGCGCATCGATGCCAACATCGCGACCCCGGACCACAACGTACCGACCACTCCAGAGCGCAAGGGCGGCATTGCCGCCATCGCCGACGAAGTCTCGCGTTTGCAGGTTCAGACCCTCGATGACAACTGTGATGAATATGGCATCGTCGAATTCAAGATGAATGACGTGCGTCAAGGCATCGTCCACGTCATCGGCCCCGGAGCAGGGCGCCACCTTGCCGGGCATGACCGTGGTCTGCGGCGACTCCCACACCTCGACCCACGGTGCGTTCGGCGCGCTGGCCCACGGGATCGGCACCTCCGAGGTCGAGCACGTGCTTGCCACCCAGTGCCTGGTCGCCAAGAAAATGAAAAACATGCTGGTGTCCGTCGAAGGCACTTTGCCGTTCGGCGTGACGGCCAAGGACATCGTCCTTGCCGTGATCGGCAAGATCGGCACCGCGGGTGGCAATGGCCACGCCATCGAGTTTGCCGGGAGCGCGATTCGTGAGTTGTCGGTCGAAGGCCGCATGACCATCTGCAACATGTCCATTGAAGCGGGCGCCCGTGTGGGCCTGGTGGCTGCCGACGAAAAGACCGTGGCCTACGTCAAAGGTCGCCCGTTTGCCCCGAAAGGCGCGGAATGGGCGTTGGCGGTCGAAGCCTGGAAAGACCTGGTGTCCGACGCCGATGCCACATTCGATACCGTGGTTGAGCTCGACGCGGCGCAGATCAAACCGCAGGTCAGTTGGGGTACGTCCCCGGAAATGGTCCTTGCCGTGGATCAGAACGTGCCGGACCCGGCCAAGGAAATGGACCTGGTCAAGCGCGACTCCATCGTTCGCGCCCTGAAGTACATGGGTTTGACCGCCAACCAGGCGATCACCGACATTCAGTTGGATCGTGTGTTCATTGGTTCCTGCACCAACTCGCGCATCGAAGACTTGCGCGCGGCGGCCGTGATCGCCAAGGGCCGCAAAGTGGCCTCGACCATCAAGCAGGCCATCGTGGTGCCGGGTTCGGGCCTGGTGAAAGCGCAGGCCGAGTCGGAAGGGCTGGACAAGATTTTCCTCGAAGCCGGTTTTGAATGGCGCGAGCCAGGGTGCTCGATGTGCCTGGCGATGAACCCGGATCGTTTGGAGTCCGGCGAGCATTGCGCCTCGACCTCCAATCGTAACTTTGAAGGGCGGCAGGGCGCTGGTGGTCGTACGCACCTCGTCAGCCCGGCCATGGCAGCCGCTGCGGCCGTTAACGGTCGTTTCATCGACGTCCGCGAATTGATCCAGGGAGCGCAGTAATCATGAAAGCTTTCACTCAGCACACGGGGCTTGTCGCGCCTTTGGATCGTGCCAACGTCGACACCGATCAGATCATTCCCAAGCAATTCCTGAAATCGATCAAGCGCACCGGTTTCGGTCCGAACCTGTTCGATGAGTGGCGTTACCTGGACGTGGGCCAGCCGTATCAGGACAACTCCAAGCGGCCGTTGAACAAGGATTTCGTGCTCAACGCCGAGCGTTATCAAGGCGCCAGCGTGTTGCTGGCCCGTGAGAACTTCGGCTGCGGTTCGAGCCGCGAGCACGCGCCGTGGGCGCTGGAAGAGTACGGTTTTCGCAGCATCATCGCACCGAGCTATGCCGACATCTTCTTCAACAACAGCTTCAAGAACGGCTTGCTGCCGATCATCTTGAGCGACGCTGAGGTCGATGAACTGTTTGCACAGGTCGAGGCGAACCCTGGCTACCAGTTGCAGGTCGACTTGCAGGCCCAGACCGTGACCCGTCCTGACGGCAAGGTGCTGAGTTTTGAAATCGACGCTTTCCGCAAACACTGCCTGCTCAACGGCCTGGATGACATTGGCCTGACCTTGCAGGACGGCGATGCGATTGCGACGTTCGAAGCCAAGCACCGTGCGAGCCAGCCGTGGTTGTTTCGCGACGCTTGATTTTGTGTAAGGCGACATGACGCCATCGTGAGCAAGCTCGCTCCCACATTGGATTTGCGTTGTTCACAAAACCCCTGTGGGAGCGAGCTTGCTCGCGATGAGGCCCGGATAAACACCACAAGGCTTAACCCCAAAAAGGAAGTCCCCATGACCCGCACCGCCCAGCACAGTCAGGTTGTACAAAAGCAATTCGGTGAACAGGCCTCGGCCTACCTGAGCAGCGCCGTACATGCTCAAGGCACCGAATTCGCGCTGCTACAGGCCGAACTGGCGGGGCGCGGCGACGCCCGCGTGCTGGACCTGGGTTGCGGCGCCGGTCACGTGAGTTTCCATGTGGCGTCGTTGGTGAAAGAAGTGGTGGCCTACGACCTGTCCCAGCAAATGCTCGACGTGGTGGCCGCGGCTTCGATTGATCGCGGCTTCAGCAATGTCACCACGGTCAACGGCGCCGCTGAGCGCCTGCCGTTCGCCGATGGCGAATTCGACTTCGTGCTCAGCCGCTATTCGGCGCACCATTGGAGCGATCTCGGGCAGGCCCTGCGTGAAGTGCGCCGGGTACTGAAACCGGGCGGCGTGGCGGCGTTCATTGATGTGTTGTCGCCGGGCAGTCCGTTGTTCGACACGTACCTGCAAAGTGTCGAGGTGCTGCGCGACACCAGCCACGTGCGTGATTATTCGGCGGGCGAGTGGTTGCGTCAGGTCAGCGAGGCGGGGTTGCACACCCGCAGCACCACGCGTCAGCGCTTGCGTCTGGAATACACTTCATGGGTCGAGCGCATGCGCACGCCCGAGGTGATGCGCGCCGCGATTCGTGAGTTGCAGCAGTCCATGGGCAGTGAAGTACGCGATTATTTTGAGATTGAGGCCGATGGTTCGTTCAGTACAGATGTACTGGTACTGATGGCTGAACGATAAGCGCCGAGCGATAGCATTTTTCCCGGTGCCCCCGCGAGCCTGCGGGCGCGCCGACTGAAGACATGAGGAAAGCATGAGCAAGCAGATTCTGATTCTCCCAGGTGACGGTATTGGCCCGGAAATCATGGCCGAAGCGGTCAAGGTGCTGGAGCTGGCCAACGACAAGTATTCGCTGGGCTTCGAGCTGAGCTTTGATGTGATCGGCGGCGCGGCCATCGACAAGCACGGCGTGCCCCTGGCGGACGAAACCCTGGCTCGCGCTCGCGCTGCCGATGCGGTGCTGCTGGGCGCGGTGGGCGGTCCGAAATGGGACACCATCGAACGTGACATCCGCCCGGAACGCGGCCTGCTGAAGATTCGTGCGCAACTGGGTCTGTTCGGTAACCTGCGTCCGGCGATCCTGTACCCGCAACTGGCCGAGGCGTCGAGCCTGAAGCCGGAAATCGTTTCTGGCCTGGACATCCTGATCGTTCGTGAGCTGACGGGCGGTATCTACTTCGGCGCCCCGCGCGGCACTCGCGAGTTGGAAAACGGCGAGCGTCAGGCGTACGACACCCTGCCGTACAGCGAAAGCGAGATCCGCCGTATCGCCCGTGTCGGCTTCGACATGGCGCGTGTTCGCGGCAAGAAACTGTGCTCGGTGGACAAGGCCAACGTGCTGGCGTCCAGCCAACTGTGGCGCGAAATAGTCGAACAAGTGGCCAAGGACTACCCGGATGTCGAACTGAGCCACATGTACGTGGATAACGCGGCCATGCAACTGGTGCGCGCACCGAAGCAGTTCGACGTGATTGTCACCGACAACCTGTTCGGTGACATCCTGTCCGACGAGGCCTCGATGCTCACCGGTTCCATCGGCATGCTGCCGTCGGCCTCGCTGGATGCCAATAACAAAGGCATGTACGAGCCGTGCCACGGTTCGGCGCCGGACATCGCAGGTAAAGGCATTGCCAACCCGCTGGCGACGATTTTGTCGGTGTCGATGATGCTGCGTTACAGTTTCAATCAGCAGTCTGCCGCCGATGCGATTGAAAAAGCGGTCAGCCTGGTGTTGGATCAAGGGCTGCGCACGGGTGACATCTGGTCGCCAGGTTGCGCGAAAGTCGGAACGCAGGAAATGGGCGACGCAGTAGTCGCAGCGCTGCGGAATCTGTAATCTCTCGGGCCCCGCTTTCATTACCGGGCTGAGTTGAAACGTTGCCGAGTGCAGTAGTTTTTACTCAGCCTGACGGAAGGCGGCCCACTTTTTGTTAGGGGTGTAGTTGCGATGAAACGTGTAGGTCTGATCGGTTGGCGCGGTATGGTCGGTTCCGTGCTCATGCAGCGGATGCTGGAAGAGCAGGATTTCGATCTTATCGAGCCGGTGTTTTTCACCACTTCCAATGTCGGTGGCCAAGGCCCGTCCGTGGGCAAGGACATTGCTCCGCTCAAGGACGCTTACAGCATTGAAGAGCTGAAAACCCTCGACGTGATTCTGACCTGCCAGGGTGGCGACTACACCAGCGAAGTCTTCCCGAAACTGCGTGAAGCCGGCTGGCAGGGTTACTGGATCGACGCCGCCTCCAGCCTGCGCATGCAGGATGACGCGGTGATCGTGCTGGACCCGGTGAACCGCAAGGTCATCGACCAGCAGCTCGACGCGGGCACCAAGAACTACATCGGCGGCAACTGCACCGTCAGCCTGATGCTGATGGGCCTGGGCGGTCTGTTCGAAGCCGGTCTGGTGGAGTGGATGAGCGCCATGACCTATCAGGCGGCCTCCGGTGCCGGCGCGCAGAACATGCGCGAACTGATCAAGCAAATGGGCGCAACCCACGCCGCTGTCGCCGATCAACTGGCCGATCCGGCCAGCGCCATCCTCGACATCGACCGCCGTGTCGCCGAAGCCATGCGCAGTGATGCCTACCCGACTGAAAACTTCGGCGTGCCACTGGCCGGCAGCCTGATCCCGTGGATCGACAAAGAGCTGCCGAACGGTCAAAGCCGCGAAGAGTGGAAGGCCCAGGCCGAGACCAACAAGATCCTCGGTCGCTTCAAGAGCCCGATCCCGGTGGACGGCATCTGCGTGCGCATCGGCGCCATGCGCTGCCACAGCCAGGCGCTGACCATCAAGCTGAACAAAGACGTGCCGATTGCCGACATCGAAGGGCTGATCAGCCAGCACAACCCGTGGGTCAAACTGGTGCCGAACCAGCGTGACATCAGCATGCAGGAGCTGAGCCCGACGAAAGTCACCGGTACCCTGAACGTGCCGGTTGGCCGTCTGCGCAAGCTGAACATGGGTACGCAATACCTCGGCGCCTTCACTGTGGGCGACCAACTGCTGTGGGGCGCGGCCGAACCGCTGCGTCGCATGCTGCGGATTCTGCTGGAGCGTTGATCCGCTGATGCAATGAAAGAACCCGCGCCTTGAAAGAGGCGCGGGTTTTTTTAT
Proteins encoded in this region:
- a CDS encoding molecular chaperone HscC, with translation MQDAVTPRAPLLGIDLGTTNSLIAVWQEGRALLIPNALGDMLTPSVVSVDEDGSMLIGKAARARLTTHPERTVAAFKRYMGSDKRFDLGSHQSFSPEELSALVLGSLKQDAEAWLGCEVREAVISVPAYFSDEQRKRTCFAAELAGLKVQRLINEPTAAAMAYGLHEQKFERTLIFDLGGGTFDVTVLEYALPLIEVHASTGDNFLGGEDFTAALLQACLKEWQLNPAALEPQALASLGDALEQLKCKLGEGPQQLSWNGAGETREWALDETRAQKIWEPLLARLRAPIEQALRDARLRPRDLDSLVLVGGATRMPAVQQMVATLFGRLPYRHLDPDTIVALGAATQAACKAREQAVEELILTDVCPYTLGIATTRGEEISDAFSPIIERNTIIPTSREQRFYSTHPDQKAIRIAVYQGERPWVRDNIFIEEFRVPLPHTGALHALDVRFSYDINGLLEVDVTLASGERHSHSIDRSPTGLDPQACAASHERLAALKIHPRDALPNRTLLARLERAWMQSLGEEREQIRYWLDEFNNVLGGQHPSTIASHRKQLNEALDELRF
- a CDS encoding EAL domain-containing protein; this translates as MPKSVDRSRPRTPPMPRIQALDPRRSEQSWESAPQLLAALNGARLGAWYWDIERGEISWSRGTQALFGFDPKQPLPSDLEYLDLLPIEDRAKTIRAFNAVVAGAPLEQAMHHRIRWPDGSLHWLEINGSLLPDKNGRPRMIGVIREITHQRQREQALSSSEKRFATLFHLCPNMVLLTRQEDGLISEANQYFESLFGWPVLDAIGRTTLELGLWVDPEQRAQLIKATQAKGELISMEVQFRASNGQVHDGILSAQKVELEGQPYLLSTFLDTTERKLAEQALKDSQERLDLALESAQLGTWDWHIPSGMLYGSARAAQLHGLDPVPFHESFDAFFEGVPGEERDSMRNAYRSLREGPAGNYQLTYRVQLADGSSRYLESRARLYRDEQGAPLRMAGTLLDITEQVEREQRLIASEEKFASLFQVSPDPICVTRQDTGQFIEINSSFTQTFGWTTADVIGRSADQVGLWDASAKRQQRIEQVIREQALNNVAIIAHHKDGQALTCVISSRQISVGNEPCIVTTLRDITQQQRSEAALKASEEKFAKAFHFSPDAITIAERDTGRYLEVNDGFCRLTGYRADEVVGRTVYQVGIWAEEKQRSALLAELQIKGRVHHQEMLGRNKRGDLLTVEVSIEPITLNETACLLMTARDVSLLKNAEAQIRHLAYHDPLTNLPNRALLMDRLSQQIALLKRHSLRGALLFLDLDHFKHINDSLGHPVGDTVLKIVTARLEASVRMEDTVARLGGDEFVVLLSGLEGTRSQVSAQVRELADTLRELLSEPMFLDGQRLQVTPSIGVALIPDHGSTPTDLLKRADIALYRAKDSGRNTTQMFHSTMQKAASERMRMETDLRLALSRGEFSVHYQPQVDARDNRIVGAEALVRWHHPELGAQSPAEFIKVLEDSGLILEVGTWILDEACLAFKHLIAKGRVDPFNFSLCVNISPRQFRQNDFVERIEHSLGSHGLPCSILKLEITEGIVIQNLEDTISKMRRLKKLGVSFAMDDFGTGYSSLTYLKRLPVDTLKIDQSFIRDATSDPNDAEIIRAIVAMARSLELMVIAEGVETTEQLAFLQGLGCHLYQGYLHSRPMPLEDFETWLA
- a CDS encoding LysR family transcriptional regulator, which encodes MDLANLNAFIAIAETGSFSGAGERLHLTQPAISKRIAGLEQQLKVRLFDRLGREVSLTEAGRALLPRAYQILNVLDDTRRALTNLNGEVTGRLTLATSHHIGLHRLPPLLRAFTRRYPEVALDIQFLDSEVAYEEILHGRAELAVITLAPEPHTLVKATPVWDDPLDFVVAPEHALISNGAVTLADIARHPAVFPGGNTFTHHIVQRLFEAQGLTPNIAMSTNYLETIKMMVSIGLAWSVLPRTMLDDQVSRIPLPGIQLTRQLGYIVHTERTLSNAARAFMALLDAQIDLPRIDG
- the leuD gene encoding 3-isopropylmalate dehydratase small subunit translates to MKAFTQHTGLVAPLDRANVDTDQIIPKQFLKSIKRTGFGPNLFDEWRYLDVGQPYQDNSKRPLNKDFVLNAERYQGASVLLARENFGCGSSREHAPWALEEYGFRSIIAPSYADIFFNNSFKNGLLPIILSDAEVDELFAQVEANPGYQLQVDLQAQTVTRPDGKVLSFEIDAFRKHCLLNGLDDIGLTLQDGDAIATFEAKHRASQPWLFRDA
- a CDS encoding class I SAM-dependent methyltransferase; its protein translation is MTRTAQHSQVVQKQFGEQASAYLSSAVHAQGTEFALLQAELAGRGDARVLDLGCGAGHVSFHVASLVKEVVAYDLSQQMLDVVAAASIDRGFSNVTTVNGAAERLPFADGEFDFVLSRYSAHHWSDLGQALREVRRVLKPGGVAAFIDVLSPGSPLFDTYLQSVEVLRDTSHVRDYSAGEWLRQVSEAGLHTRSTTRQRLRLEYTSWVERMRTPEVMRAAIRELQQSMGSEVRDYFEIEADGSFSTDVLVLMAER